Proteins encoded within one genomic window of Methanothrix harundinacea 6Ac:
- a CDS encoding ABC transporter substrate-binding protein gives MNRLRCCILVVACVALILGAGCADGYRTIVDSRGVAVQVPLEIERVVTISDGLVEGVMTSLGVEEKLVGLGTDCLPKLWEWEYPTVYGKNYTLEGMNTVNYLNPWIRDLPLVASYGMPPNYEMLVSLDPDLVIIRGGDCTFWTDEDGMQQAINTIDSLGIPLIVTYGPNTYDEPNMSIISEEIRIIGQIFGIEEEAIELADYLEREVEFVRERTEDIPDDEKPRVLLFGLSPRSRDGGGAGDIEGIDTIESFFLEEIVNAKNAFQEPAHFRLVSAEHVLALDPDVIVLPTDWGYHPPRELYEAPYYQNLQELTAVKNRRVIALPWLPCNCDKRLEYPIEVMVMAKAAYPERFEDVNLAEWLLEFYMNVYDVDRETAEGLRTAQLMDWTLGDGS, from the coding sequence ATGAATCGTTTGAGATGTTGTATTCTTGTAGTCGCATGCGTCGCGCTCATTTTAGGAGCAGGATGTGCGGACGGGTATAGAACCATAGTCGACAGCAGAGGGGTCGCCGTCCAGGTGCCGCTGGAGATCGAGCGCGTGGTCACCATCAGCGATGGTCTGGTGGAAGGGGTAATGACCAGCTTGGGCGTAGAGGAGAAATTGGTGGGTTTGGGAACCGATTGTCTTCCCAAGCTGTGGGAGTGGGAATATCCCACAGTGTATGGGAAAAATTACACATTGGAGGGGATGAACACCGTAAATTATCTGAATCCGTGGATTCGCGATCTTCCATTGGTCGCCTCATACGGCATGCCGCCTAACTACGAAATGCTGGTCAGCCTGGATCCGGACTTGGTCATCATCAGGGGTGGAGACTGTACCTTTTGGACGGACGAAGATGGCATGCAACAGGCCATCAATACGATAGATTCCCTTGGTATCCCTCTCATCGTAACGTATGGACCAAACACCTACGATGAACCGAACATGTCAATTATCTCCGAAGAGATTCGAATCATTGGTCAGATATTCGGCATAGAGGAGGAGGCTATCGAGCTTGCAGATTACCTGGAGAGAGAAGTAGAATTCGTGAGAGAGCGGACGGAGGACATACCAGATGACGAAAAACCGCGCGTTTTATTATTCGGCCTATCGCCGCGATCCAGAGATGGTGGGGGAGCTGGAGATATTGAAGGCATCGACACCATTGAATCGTTCTTCTTAGAGGAGATAGTCAACGCCAAAAACGCCTTTCAGGAGCCGGCCCATTTCAGGTTGGTTAGTGCCGAGCACGTCTTGGCACTGGATCCTGATGTGATCGTTCTGCCAACAGATTGGGGATATCACCCCCCACGAGAGCTTTACGAAGCGCCTTACTATCAGAACCTGCAGGAGCTGACAGCAGTCAAGAATAGACGAGTAATTGCTCTTCCATGGTTGCCCTGCAACTGTGACAAGCGTCTTGAGTATCCGATAGAGGTGATGGTGATGGCCAAGGCTGCCTATCCTGAGCGCTTCGAGGATGTCAATCTTGCAGAATGGCTGCTGGAATTCTACATGAACGTTTACGATGTCGATCGGGAGACTGCAGAAGGGTTGCGCACAGCCCAGCTGATGGACTGGACTCTCGGAGACGGCAGCTGA
- a CDS encoding class I SAM-dependent methyltransferase has protein sequence MATYPIEWSEVWIDQMKRHNEMNGGMDCAAYWDSEEEARNYWRMIERDGGEYVKVLLDKITIKSTYRVLDIGAGPGTLAIPFSKVTAHVTAVEPSASMARVLQENLEERRIGNVDCIQKRWEEVDVERDLKPPYDLVVASFSLGMTDIKAAVQKMTKVSSGFVYLAWFAGDTSWDVQAREVSALLFGDVEYHPMPKSDVLFNVLYQMGVYPNIRVFPLKMCHRFPSLDDALNYFGGQYRVETDDQMAKLSGYLSQVVEEDGESWVLKYDFLNMMVWWNNNHRETQGG, from the coding sequence ATGGCGACATATCCGATAGAATGGTCAGAGGTCTGGATTGACCAGATGAAACGGCACAACGAGATGAACGGCGGCATGGACTGTGCAGCTTACTGGGACAGCGAGGAGGAGGCCAGAAATTACTGGAGGATGATAGAGCGTGACGGCGGAGAGTATGTAAAGGTCCTGCTAGACAAAATCACAATCAAATCCACATATAGAGTTCTGGATATAGGTGCAGGGCCCGGAACCCTGGCGATCCCCTTCTCCAAGGTGACCGCCCATGTAACCGCCGTCGAGCCCAGCGCCTCCATGGCCAGGGTGCTCCAGGAGAACCTCGAAGAGCGCAGGATCGGAAACGTCGACTGCATTCAGAAGAGATGGGAAGAGGTGGATGTCGAGAGGGATCTAAAACCTCCTTACGACCTAGTCGTCGCTTCTTTCTCCCTGGGGATGACCGATATCAAAGCGGCTGTCCAGAAGATGACCAAGGTTTCGTCAGGGTTTGTGTACCTGGCCTGGTTTGCAGGTGATACCTCCTGGGACGTTCAAGCCCGGGAAGTGTCTGCCCTTCTATTCGGTGATGTTGAATACCATCCGATGCCGAAGTCGGACGTGCTATTCAACGTCCTCTACCAGATGGGCGTCTACCCCAACATTCGGGTCTTTCCTCTCAAGATGTGTCATCGTTTTCCCTCCCTGGACGACGCTTTGAATTATTTTGGCGGCCAGTACCGGGTCGAAACCGACGATCAGATGGCAAAGCTGAGCGGCTACCTGTCGCAGGTCGTCGAAGAGGATGGCGAATCCTGGGTGCTGAAGTATGATTTCTTAAACATGATGGTTTGGTGGAATAATAACCACCGGGAAACGCAAGGAGGATAA
- a CDS encoding ABC transporter substrate-binding protein, which translates to MDFVRCCILAAAFLCLVSGAACSDEHITVTDMLGRTVEVPANIERVVAIDDGFVEGIMYRFGMQEKIVALGAPCCSKEYNYSFETVDGETYEFEDGMNTVRYLMPHLAEMTVLVEGATAVNYEMLVYLDPDVVFLREGSWAFSAGSDEKIQKTIESIESLGIPLVILVGPPYQEQPSVDYIGDEIRLVGEVFSREEDAEALASYLESQIEEIRSRTKDVPEDEKPSMMQLGLSPRARDGGGAGMAWGLDTIESYFIEDIANAKNVYDGMGAFVVVSTEHILKMDPDVIVLPTAQGYHPARELYTAPYYQNLQELTAVKNERVYALPWTPYNWAKRLEYPIEAMIIAKAAYPEMFTDVKVHEWVLDFYQSVYGVDEETAIGLRSAQWLDWMEEEDF; encoded by the coding sequence ATGGATTTTGTGAGATGCTGTATACTTGCGGCCGCATTCCTCTGCCTCGTATCGGGAGCGGCGTGCTCTGATGAGCATATAACAGTAACGGACATGCTCGGACGGACGGTGGAAGTTCCGGCTAACATCGAACGGGTCGTTGCCATCGACGATGGTTTTGTCGAGGGGATCATGTACCGGTTCGGAATGCAGGAGAAGATTGTAGCTCTGGGAGCTCCCTGCTGCAGTAAAGAATACAACTACAGCTTTGAGACAGTAGATGGCGAGACCTACGAGTTCGAGGATGGGATGAATACCGTTAGGTACCTCATGCCTCACCTCGCCGAGATGACTGTGCTCGTTGAAGGCGCAACTGCCGTCAACTACGAGATGCTGGTATACCTCGATCCGGACGTCGTTTTTCTCCGAGAAGGGTCGTGGGCTTTTTCAGCCGGATCCGACGAGAAGATCCAAAAGACCATCGAATCCATCGAATCACTCGGAATTCCGCTGGTGATCCTGGTGGGCCCTCCATATCAGGAACAACCGAGCGTGGATTACATCGGGGATGAGATCCGGCTGGTGGGCGAGGTCTTTTCTCGCGAGGAAGATGCCGAAGCACTTGCCTCTTACCTTGAATCTCAGATAGAGGAGATTCGATCTCGCACCAAGGACGTTCCCGAGGACGAAAAGCCCAGCATGATGCAGCTCGGGCTTTCGCCGCGAGCCAGGGATGGTGGAGGTGCCGGCATGGCCTGGGGCCTTGATACGATCGAATCATACTTCATCGAGGATATCGCAAATGCAAAGAATGTGTATGATGGCATGGGTGCCTTTGTAGTAGTCTCCACCGAGCATATCTTAAAGATGGACCCCGATGTCATCGTTCTCCCGACTGCGCAGGGTTACCACCCTGCAAGGGAGCTATACACTGCACCGTACTATCAGAATCTTCAGGAGCTTACTGCCGTCAAGAATGAGCGTGTATACGCCCTTCCCTGGACTCCCTACAACTGGGCAAAGCGCCTGGAGTATCCGATCGAGGCGATGATTATCGCCAAGGCCGCCTATCCTGAGATGTTTACTGACGTGAAGGTCCACGAATGGGTGCTGGATTTCTACCAGAGCGTCTACGGAGTGGATGAGGAGACGGCCATCGGCCTGAGGTCGGCGCAGTGGCTCGACTGGATGGAGGAGGAGGATTTCTAG
- a CDS encoding DNA-directed RNA polymerase subunit D — MQVELIELVEGRARFLLRGVTPAFANAIRRACLAEVPSLAIDEISIYDNTSVLFDEQLSLRLGLVPIKADDLSLFRVPEECECGGAGCPACQVGMTLSAEGPCTVHSGDLRFSDPGVKVVFEKIPIAILGEGEKLMLEGIVTLNRGTVHAKWQAGTQCGYKNLPEITISDRCEGCGKCVEVCPRKVLVIGEGEGKVRVHDPISCSLCKLCIGECDVGAINVSAVEDVFVMKIDTDGSMPAKDLVTGAAGEIRRRATSLSQQLSDLA; from the coding sequence TTGCAGGTTGAACTGATCGAGCTGGTAGAGGGCCGGGCCCGGTTCCTCCTCAGGGGCGTGACTCCAGCCTTCGCCAACGCCATAAGGAGGGCCTGCCTTGCGGAGGTGCCGTCCCTCGCCATCGATGAGATAAGTATTTATGACAATACGTCGGTCCTCTTCGACGAGCAGCTCTCCCTGAGGCTGGGCCTCGTGCCGATCAAGGCCGACGACCTCAGCCTCTTCCGGGTCCCCGAAGAGTGCGAGTGCGGCGGGGCGGGGTGCCCCGCATGCCAGGTGGGGATGACCCTCTCGGCGGAGGGGCCCTGCACCGTCCACTCCGGCGATCTGAGGTTCTCGGATCCCGGGGTGAAGGTCGTCTTCGAGAAGATCCCGATCGCGATCTTGGGCGAGGGCGAGAAGCTGATGCTGGAGGGGATCGTCACCCTCAACCGGGGGACGGTCCACGCCAAGTGGCAGGCCGGAACCCAGTGCGGCTACAAGAACCTGCCGGAGATAACGATCAGCGATCGGTGTGAAGGCTGCGGAAAGTGCGTCGAGGTCTGTCCCCGGAAGGTCCTCGTCATCGGAGAGGGCGAGGGGAAGGTGAGGGTCCACGACCCCATCAGCTGTTCCCTCTGCAAGCTCTGCATCGGAGAGTGCGATGTCGGGGCGATCAACGTCTCCGCCGTCGAGGACGTCTTCGTCATGAAGATAGATACCGACGGGTCGATGCCTGCAAAGGACCTGGTGACAGGGGCTGCAGGCGAAATCAGGAGGCGCGCGACGTCGCTCAGCCAGCAGTTGAGCGATTTGGCTTAG